One region of Metallosphaera sedula DSM 5348 genomic DNA includes:
- a CDS encoding ABC transporter permease — protein MFVLRRIAILIPTLIGLTLLVFVLIHLQGNNLILSEYLNPRLTGQARELAIQRLTQEFHLNQPVYIQYFYWLAQVFSGNFGYTNTPIFSGPVSTAIVLFLPNTVILSLFAALLIWLIGIPLGVFSAVNRDSAADQGIRVFSFTLYSMPIYLIAIALILILGVYTGILPFSGEVSPQLVSGLPWYVNGISYPTHVLLIDAIIHGDFAVAWNAFLHLIMPALTLALAVMAGIIRILRASMLETLEQDYIKLARAKGVPEKVVNNLHARKSAMLPVVTSFGYTVAGLLGGVVVVETVFDFPGIGYWTTQALLNDDVGGVMASTLIFGIILVVTTLVLDIIYAIIDPRIRY, from the coding sequence ATGTTCGTTTTGAGAAGGATTGCTATCCTTATCCCGACATTGATCGGACTTACCCTTCTTGTGTTCGTACTAATCCATCTTCAGGGTAATAATTTAATTCTTTCTGAATATCTAAATCCTAGATTAACCGGTCAGGCAAGAGAACTCGCTATTCAAAGATTAACTCAAGAATTTCACCTGAATCAACCGGTGTATATACAGTACTTTTATTGGTTAGCGCAAGTTTTTAGCGGGAACTTTGGCTACACCAACACTCCCATATTTAGCGGACCAGTCTCGACTGCAATTGTACTTTTCCTCCCAAACACGGTAATATTATCCCTCTTTGCTGCCCTGCTGATCTGGCTGATTGGGATTCCCCTTGGCGTATTCTCGGCAGTGAATAGGGACTCGGCAGCTGATCAGGGAATAAGAGTTTTCTCCTTCACTCTCTACTCTATGCCAATTTACTTGATCGCTATTGCCCTAATCCTTATCCTTGGGGTGTATACGGGTATATTACCCTTCAGCGGAGAAGTCTCTCCTCAACTTGTTTCCGGTCTACCCTGGTACGTTAACGGAATATCTTATCCCACCCATGTCCTTCTAATTGACGCAATCATACACGGGGATTTCGCAGTAGCATGGAACGCATTCCTACATCTAATAATGCCAGCCCTTACATTAGCCTTGGCGGTTATGGCTGGGATTATCAGAATATTGAGAGCCAGCATGCTTGAAACTCTAGAGCAGGACTACATTAAACTGGCCAGAGCTAAGGGTGTGCCTGAAAAGGTCGTTAACAATCTTCACGCAAGAAAGAGCGCAATGCTTCCAGTAGTTACGTCGTTTGGATACACAGTCGCAGGGTTACTGGGAGGGGTAGTAGTGGTTGAGACGGTATTCGATTTTCCTGGAATCGGGTATTGGACAACGCAAGCATTGTTGAACGATGACGTAGGCGGCGTCATGGCATCAACCCTAATATTCGGTATAATACTGGTAGTAACGACTTTAGTGCTGGACATCATCTACGCAATCATAGATCCAAGGATTAGATATTGA
- a CDS encoding ABC transporter permease gives MEKQIQEEEEKRFYNLKLSLKVFFSNRTAVAGLIIFLGYVADALLMQFYPEIVGVRNPNTLIYNFINPVPQPPSAKYPLGTTYPGVNLLQAIMEAIRIDLGFSLLIVVSGALIGAVIGVLAAYVGGYLDEVLMRITDIFFSVPFLVLALAVGFVLGRSLNSMVIALIIVWWPIYARYSRSLTLSLRESMFIEAAKASGASNARIMFRHILPNTLPPILVQISLDLGSVVGIFATLAFIGFIPNANIPELGYLTSLGLNYIQSAPWTVIFPGLAITLFALSVNLMGDGLRDVIDPRRRS, from the coding sequence ATGGAAAAACAGATCCAAGAGGAAGAGGAGAAGAGATTTTACAACTTGAAATTATCATTAAAGGTCTTCTTTTCCAATAGGACCGCTGTAGCTGGCTTAATTATCTTCCTAGGTTATGTTGCTGACGCTCTACTGATGCAGTTTTACCCTGAGATTGTGGGCGTTAGAAATCCAAATACCTTGATTTACAACTTCATTAATCCTGTTCCCCAACCGCCTTCGGCTAAGTATCCCCTTGGAACAACTTATCCTGGTGTAAATCTACTGCAGGCAATAATGGAGGCCATAAGGATAGATCTAGGATTCTCGTTGCTGATTGTGGTTAGCGGTGCATTAATCGGAGCAGTCATAGGAGTACTAGCGGCGTACGTGGGAGGGTACTTGGATGAGGTTCTAATGAGAATCACTGATATTTTCTTTAGCGTACCCTTCCTAGTCTTGGCTCTCGCGGTAGGCTTTGTTCTAGGACGCAGTCTAAACAGCATGGTAATAGCACTGATCATAGTATGGTGGCCCATTTACGCTAGATATTCCAGGAGTCTTACTCTGAGCCTCAGGGAGAGCATGTTCATTGAGGCTGCTAAGGCGTCAGGTGCCAGTAACGCTAGAATTATGTTCAGGCATATCCTTCCCAACACCTTACCACCAATCCTAGTACAGATCTCGTTAGATCTAGGATCAGTTGTGGGCATATTCGCCACTCTCGCGTTTATAGGGTTCATCCCAAACGCAAACATACCTGAACTTGGATACCTGACAAGTTTAGGCCTAAACTACATACAATCTGCTCCCTGGACTGTGATATTTCCAGGATTAGCCATAACCTTATTCGCTCTCTCTGTGAATCTAATGGGAGATGGTCTTAGAGACGTCATAGATCCCAGGAGGAGAAGCTGA
- a CDS encoding ABC transporter ATP-binding protein codes for MSQVKTREKVLEVQNLRLSFYTRRGVYKALRGPTLNLYSGEVLGIAGESGSGKSTLGLAIMGLLPRNARVEDGTVLLDGMDMIKPLRDYGSQGSRFSVKKNEKIIKRLNKTLQTVRGKKISMVFQEPLTALNPVLPVGYQIAEAVYFHDPERLIRRALSRQKVTHEELRELLNVLKAQGEERLLEEIERKGLQGLDEQILSIWRRRDIHEARKEKMILNLANVKLSRTDLMGISLYQRNMGKFPLASRFAKNALIREGYRLAVELLTFLGIPHPEKVVRLYPHELSGGMRQRIVIAIALANNPKVVIMDEPTSALDVTIQAQILDLVKDLKSDFNTSFIFISHDLSVLAEVSDRIGIMYAGQIVEIGSAKEIFQEPLHPYTKMLMEAIPTMDKTVLKTVPGSVPDMRNPPPGCAFSPRCPFAMEECRTNEPRMVEVNDEHSVACFLVRKGDKK; via the coding sequence ATGTCTCAAGTAAAAACTAGGGAAAAGGTACTAGAGGTCCAGAACCTCAGGTTGAGCTTTTACACGAGAAGAGGAGTCTACAAGGCACTGAGGGGGCCTACCCTTAATCTCTACTCAGGAGAAGTACTTGGGATTGCAGGTGAAAGCGGATCTGGTAAATCCACACTGGGACTGGCAATAATGGGGCTTCTACCGAGAAACGCTAGGGTAGAGGATGGAACAGTTCTTCTAGATGGAATGGACATGATTAAGCCCCTAAGGGACTACGGTTCTCAAGGCTCTAGGTTTAGCGTAAAGAAAAATGAGAAAATTATCAAGAGGCTCAACAAGACACTCCAAACCGTAAGGGGAAAGAAGATATCCATGGTATTTCAGGAGCCGTTAACAGCACTTAACCCAGTACTGCCCGTTGGATATCAGATAGCTGAAGCCGTTTACTTCCACGATCCAGAAAGGCTAATCAGAAGGGCATTGAGCAGGCAGAAGGTTACTCATGAGGAACTTCGTGAGCTCTTGAACGTTCTTAAGGCTCAAGGAGAGGAGAGATTGCTAGAGGAAATTGAGAGGAAAGGCTTACAGGGATTAGATGAGCAAATTCTCTCCATCTGGAGACGCAGGGATATACATGAAGCCAGAAAAGAGAAAATGATCCTAAACCTAGCTAACGTAAAGTTATCCAGGACGGACTTGATGGGTATCTCCCTTTATCAAAGAAACATGGGGAAGTTTCCACTAGCGTCTAGGTTCGCAAAAAATGCACTAATTAGGGAAGGTTACAGACTAGCTGTCGAATTGTTAACATTTCTAGGTATACCTCACCCCGAGAAAGTAGTGAGACTATATCCTCACGAGTTATCAGGCGGAATGAGACAGAGGATAGTTATTGCTATAGCTCTTGCCAACAACCCGAAAGTCGTGATAATGGACGAACCCACAAGCGCCCTAGACGTCACAATACAGGCTCAGATCTTGGATCTGGTGAAGGATCTGAAATCCGATTTCAATACCTCATTCATATTTATATCCCATGACCTATCCGTCCTCGCTGAAGTTTCAGACAGAATTGGGATCATGTATGCTGGACAAATAGTCGAGATCGGTTCAGCAAAGGAAATCTTCCAGGAGCCTCTTCATCCTTACACTAAGATGCTGATGGAGGCCATACCAACCATGGATAAGACTGTCCTGAAAACAGTTCCAGGCTCAGTCCCAGACATGAGAAATCCACCTCCAGGTTGTGCCTTCTCACCAAGGTGTCCCTTTGCCATGGAGGAATGCAGGACAAACGAGCCAAGAATGGTGGAGGTAAATGATGAGCACTCCGTGGCGTGTTTCCTTGTGAGGAAGGGTGATAAGAAGTGA
- a CDS encoding ABC transporter ATP-binding protein encodes MIGAFNLKKYFPVRGSALKSLYVKAVDNVSIKVNRGEVLGIVGESGSGKSTLGRLLIRLLEPTAGEILFDAPEEELKRYEDALLTNDEKTMKEISTRYSLLSKKGSELRKLRTRMNMVFQDPYSSIDPRYRILDVIMEPMISTGYLKGEEARRKVYDLLEEVGLPRNFAMRYPHELSGGQRQRVAIARALATDPDLLILDEPTSALDVSVQAQILNLLNELRRKKNITMVLITHNIAVVSYMANRVAVMYSGRLMEIGDKESVLNNPKHPYTMALISSVPRPEPGSTRKRIILKGDPPNLINPPRGCVFHPRCPMAFEKCGWSVDEIMEDMNYLLQGKYYNLFEKASVIIEGTKMYVRNANIELLRKVINEEKDKIRSLTSIVDVTEDGEVRISEFEEPKLFKENDNREVACLLFK; translated from the coding sequence GTGATTGGGGCATTCAATCTAAAGAAATACTTTCCTGTGAGAGGTTCTGCCCTAAAGAGCCTCTACGTTAAGGCTGTAGATAATGTCTCCATAAAAGTAAACAGGGGTGAGGTCCTAGGAATAGTTGGGGAAAGTGGTTCAGGCAAATCGACCCTGGGAAGATTACTCATACGCTTACTAGAACCGACTGCCGGAGAGATACTCTTCGATGCACCAGAAGAAGAATTGAAAAGATACGAGGATGCTCTCCTAACTAACGACGAAAAAACCATGAAGGAGATATCTACCCGGTATTCCCTTCTATCGAAAAAGGGGTCAGAACTCAGAAAACTAAGAACAAGAATGAACATGGTTTTTCAGGATCCCTATTCGTCAATAGACCCCAGATATAGGATTCTTGACGTGATAATGGAGCCCATGATATCAACCGGATACCTTAAAGGGGAAGAAGCAAGGAGAAAGGTCTATGACCTTCTAGAGGAAGTTGGTCTACCTAGAAACTTTGCCATGAGATACCCGCACGAACTATCGGGAGGACAAAGACAAAGAGTTGCTATAGCCCGTGCTCTTGCCACCGATCCTGACCTACTCATTCTTGATGAACCCACAAGTGCCTTAGATGTATCGGTTCAAGCTCAGATACTGAACCTACTCAACGAGTTAAGGAGGAAGAAAAACATAACCATGGTCCTAATAACGCATAACATCGCTGTAGTAAGTTACATGGCAAATAGGGTTGCAGTCATGTACTCTGGACGACTTATGGAGATTGGGGATAAGGAGAGCGTATTAAACAACCCGAAGCACCCTTACACGATGGCACTTATCTCCTCTGTCCCAAGGCCTGAGCCAGGATCCACTAGAAAAAGAATAATTCTGAAGGGAGATCCACCCAACCTAATAAATCCACCAAGAGGATGCGTCTTTCACCCTAGATGTCCCATGGCATTTGAGAAGTGTGGATGGAGCGTCGACGAGATAATGGAAGATATGAACTACCTTCTACAAGGAAAGTATTATAACCTGTTTGAGAAGGCTAGCGTCATTATCGAGGGGACTAAGATGTACGTAAGAAACGCAAATATTGAACTGCTAAGGAAAGTCATTAATGAGGAAAAGGACAAAATAAGATCTCTTACCTCTATCGTAGATGTGACGGAAGACGGAGAAGTGAGGATATCTGAGTTCGAGGAACCTAAGCTCTTCAAGGAAAACGATAACAGGGAAGTAGCTTGCCTCCTTTTCAAGTAG
- a CDS encoding translation elongation factor gives MYKGNIMSVLAGNKETARSIAEKLGKLHEDGKIRIFYRRNGDYIRSVLSSTEYPEKVLNIAEIVTLSSKLFVYIGENLSWVEGELALLSTASGLPTSIVTNRQEAEIRKIFKGTSLETSPIVQEPADEENVMEDSGVVYIDKAFVVKGVGVVVTGFSMTGIKVHDKLLLLPSMKETEVKSIQVLDEDQEAVGPGVRVGLALRNVKEEEVKDSYLMVKPGLKVQKEFTGKGAMFPWSQASEGQFHFVAYGVSVTGSLQRNGEEFRVILNQPIPIPKRVVILNVNIKQGKPRVAGYLVP, from the coding sequence TTGTACAAGGGCAACATTATGTCCGTTCTAGCTGGGAATAAGGAGACGGCAAGGAGCATCGCTGAGAAATTGGGAAAACTTCATGAAGATGGGAAAATAAGGATATTCTATAGGAGAAATGGAGATTATATTAGATCGGTTCTATCGTCTACAGAATACCCTGAAAAGGTGTTGAACATTGCTGAGATAGTAACCCTTTCCTCCAAGCTCTTCGTGTATATAGGGGAAAATCTATCCTGGGTTGAAGGCGAGTTAGCTCTCCTATCCACGGCCTCAGGCTTACCTACCTCCATTGTAACGAATAGACAGGAGGCGGAAATTAGGAAGATTTTCAAGGGTACTTCTCTTGAAACTTCACCCATAGTTCAGGAACCCGCAGATGAGGAAAATGTTATGGAAGATAGTGGAGTCGTGTACATAGACAAGGCCTTCGTAGTGAAGGGAGTGGGTGTTGTTGTAACTGGATTTTCCATGACAGGTATAAAGGTCCACGACAAGCTATTACTCCTTCCATCAATGAAGGAAACCGAGGTCAAGAGTATTCAGGTTTTGGATGAAGATCAGGAGGCCGTGGGTCCTGGTGTCAGGGTTGGGTTAGCATTGAGGAACGTAAAGGAAGAGGAGGTAAAGGATTCATACCTTATGGTGAAACCTGGCTTGAAGGTTCAGAAAGAATTTACAGGTAAAGGGGCAATGTTTCCTTGGAGTCAGGCATCTGAGGGCCAGTTTCATTTCGTAGCGTATGGCGTCTCAGTTACTGGTTCATTGCAAAGAAATGGAGAGGAATTCAGGGTGATACTTAATCAGCCTATTCCCATACCTAAAAGGGTAGTGATTTTAAATGTGAACATAAAACAGGGAAAACCTAGGGTAGCAGGGTATCTTGTACCCTAG
- a CDS encoding TIGR00304 family membrane protein, whose protein sequence is MRLTIAGIILIFAGFILLFASAFSSTQPSNTTVGGIVLIGPVPIIFGKGYSSELVPLMIIGVIFTIIAIIFFFGSILLFRRPRSET, encoded by the coding sequence ATGAGGTTAACCATTGCGGGGATTATTCTAATCTTTGCCGGATTCATTTTGCTCTTTGCAAGCGCATTTTCGTCTACTCAACCGTCAAATACCACTGTGGGTGGCATTGTTCTGATAGGCCCTGTTCCCATAATATTTGGAAAAGGTTATTCAAGCGAGCTTGTCCCACTAATGATAATAGGTGTGATCTTCACTATTATCGCTATTATATTCTTCTTTGGATCCATTCTCCTGTTCAGAAGGCCAAGGAGCGAAACTTAA
- a CDS encoding transcription initiation factor IIB, whose protein sequence is MSKENSSDTQCPPDKIIFDADRGEYICSETGEVIEERIVDQGPEWRAFTPEEKEKRSRVGGPLNQTIHDRGLSTLIDWKDKDAIGRNLDPKRRLEVLRWRKWQIRARIQSSIDRNLAQAMNELERIGNLLGLPKSVKDEGALIYRKAVEKGLVRGRSIESVVAAAIYASCRRMKIARTLDEIAQYTKANRKEVARCYRLLLRELNVDVPVSDPKDYVTRIGSLLGLSGASMKLAAEILEKAKNVGLTAGKDPAGLAAAAIYIAALLNEERRTQKEIAQVAGVTEVTVRNRYKELIQELKIEIQNQ, encoded by the coding sequence ATGAGTAAGGAAAATTCATCTGATACTCAATGCCCCCCTGATAAAATAATTTTCGACGCTGACAGGGGGGAGTACATATGCTCTGAAACTGGTGAAGTTATAGAGGAAAGGATAGTAGACCAAGGTCCAGAGTGGAGAGCCTTCACTCCGGAGGAAAAGGAGAAAAGGAGCAGGGTTGGTGGACCCCTCAATCAGACCATACATGATCGCGGGTTGTCCACACTGATTGACTGGAAGGATAAGGATGCCATAGGAAGAAACCTTGACCCAAAGAGGAGATTGGAAGTACTGAGATGGAGAAAGTGGCAGATTAGGGCCAGGATTCAGAGTTCCATAGATAGGAACCTCGCCCAAGCCATGAATGAGCTGGAAAGGATTGGCAACCTGCTAGGTCTTCCAAAATCCGTAAAGGATGAGGGCGCTCTCATTTACAGGAAGGCAGTTGAGAAGGGTCTAGTCAGAGGAAGATCAATAGAGAGCGTCGTAGCTGCGGCAATCTACGCTTCCTGTAGACGTATGAAAATTGCTAGAACTTTGGATGAAATAGCGCAATACACAAAGGCAAACAGAAAGGAAGTGGCCAGGTGTTATAGGCTTCTATTGAGGGAACTTAACGTTGATGTTCCAGTTAGTGATCCAAAGGACTACGTTACCAGAATAGGATCCTTACTTGGGCTCAGCGGAGCATCCATGAAGCTTGCCGCAGAGATATTGGAGAAGGCCAAGAATGTTGGGTTAACAGCTGGAAAAGATCCAGCAGGACTGGCTGCAGCTGCAATTTACATTGCTGCACTCCTCAACGAGGAGAGAAGAACCCAGAAAGAGATAGCTCAGGTCGCTGGAGTAACCGAAGTGACTGTCAGAAACAGATACAAAGAACTTATCCAAGAGCTAAAGATTGAAATACAAAATCAATAA
- the yciH gene encoding translation initiation factor → MADNLCGGLPPEVCEQLNKEEQFIKIKLEKRRYGKEVTVIEGLGDDADLKKIASELKSKLAAGGTVKNGRIEIQGDHRERARDLLVKLGFPESNIMVIE, encoded by the coding sequence ATGGCAGACAATTTGTGTGGAGGACTTCCACCGGAAGTATGTGAGCAGTTAAATAAAGAAGAACAGTTTATTAAGATAAAACTGGAAAAGAGAAGGTATGGAAAAGAGGTAACTGTTATAGAGGGTTTAGGGGACGATGCTGATCTGAAGAAAATCGCTTCTGAACTTAAGTCTAAACTGGCTGCAGGAGGTACTGTCAAAAATGGACGCATAGAGATACAAGGAGATCATAGGGAAAGGGCGAGAGATCTTCTGGTAAAGTTAGGTTTCCCAGAGTCTAACATAATGGTAATAGAATAA
- a CDS encoding DNA-directed RNA polymerase subunit P, translated as MGDLFRCGKCWKTFDSDKLRVLPGVRCPYCGYNIIYMIRKPTIKAVKAI; from the coding sequence ATGGGAGATCTGTTTAGATGTGGTAAATGTTGGAAAACCTTCGATAGCGATAAGCTCAGAGTACTACCTGGAGTAAGGTGCCCCTATTGCGGATATAACATTATTTACATGATTAGGAAGCCAACTATCAAGGCAGTTAAGGCAATTTAG
- the speB gene encoding agmatinase — translation MSDPRLLYLNETVQKFGVFKANSPFAILGIPMDITSSFRPGSRFAPQKIRHVSQFIEFLSIRSGVDMSEIGFQDYGDVILHPSDVEENVERISQVVSYISDQGKIVVSIGGEHTVTVGTVIGARADCVLSFDAHLDLRDEYMGYKYDHACVQRRLSERGVKIMEIGNRAMGRDEIEYAKASNVPFITSHEVKLLGPREVAMRAINFLKPCNRIYITYDMDAIDPAYAPGVATPEPEGLDPSTVLDIMNLVVDRRVVGFDVVEVSPSYDPSEITSVLGAKLILETAAKLKTKLP, via the coding sequence ATGTCCGACCCAAGGTTGCTATATTTAAACGAGACTGTGCAAAAATTTGGTGTCTTCAAGGCTAACTCCCCATTCGCTATCCTGGGAATTCCCATGGATATAACCAGCAGTTTTAGGCCAGGGAGCAGATTCGCACCACAGAAAATAAGGCATGTGTCTCAATTCATTGAGTTTCTTTCCATAAGGTCTGGCGTGGATATGTCAGAGATAGGATTCCAAGACTATGGCGACGTGATATTGCATCCATCGGACGTCGAGGAAAATGTGGAGAGAATATCTCAGGTAGTGAGCTACATTTCTGATCAAGGTAAGATCGTTGTATCCATAGGTGGTGAGCATACGGTCACTGTAGGGACTGTTATTGGAGCTAGAGCCGATTGCGTGCTCAGTTTCGACGCTCACCTAGATCTTAGGGACGAGTATATGGGATACAAGTACGATCATGCATGCGTCCAAAGAAGGTTGAGCGAAAGAGGCGTAAAAATAATGGAAATAGGAAATAGAGCTATGGGAAGAGATGAAATAGAGTATGCTAAGGCCAGTAACGTTCCCTTCATAACGTCACACGAGGTAAAGCTACTAGGTCCCAGGGAAGTTGCAATGAGAGCTATAAACTTCCTTAAGCCCTGTAACAGGATATATATTACGTATGATATGGATGCAATAGATCCCGCCTATGCACCAGGAGTTGCGACGCCTGAACCCGAGGGTCTTGATCCATCGACGGTCTTGGACATAATGAACCTTGTAGTGGACAGAAGGGTAGTGGGATTTGACGTAGTTGAGGTATCCCCTTCTTACGACCCGTCTGAAATAACCTCAGTACTTGGAGCAAAATTAATACTAGAGACTGCTGCAAAATTGAAAACTAAATTGCCTTAA
- the glyS gene encoding glycine--tRNA ligase produces the protein MPESDKVIELAKRRGIFWPSYEIYGGVAGLYDIGPVGARIKNKIINTWRKIFVEENSEFVVEIETPMITPSKVLEASGHVENFTDPIVECTKCHKIYRADHLVEEMLKINVERLKPSELTSLISEKGLKCPSCGGDLGEVRSFNLLFATNIGPYSGTTGYLRPETAQGMFTSFKRVYEATRQRLPLGIAQVGRVARNEISPRQGLVRMREFTIMEVEFFIDPDDRNVPWLDRYYNEEFRVLFGDAKVKGLKPATMKVKEMIEEGLLVNPWMGFWMASASRFVQALGISKDSFYFEEKLPEERAHYSSQTFDQIVEIMGEKVEISGHAYRGNYDLSRHSKFSNEDLTVFKKFDQPRTVVKKTVIVNRDRFKDNPELQKEVMMLVSGKSPEQVEELLNKQVQVAGRPLSEFVRIMNREEKEHGIKFYPHVVEPSFGVERCLYLSVLSAYREKKDRVVLALPKDLAPYQVAVFPLLERDELIKKAREIYNLLSGKYEVLFDDAGSIGKRYARVDEIGVPYAVTVDPQTLSDDSVTIRDRDSWSQIRIKTSDLESVMDKLFSGQDFSMLTGEAKR, from the coding sequence ATGCCAGAGTCTGACAAAGTGATCGAGTTAGCGAAGAGGAGAGGGATATTCTGGCCCTCCTATGAGATATATGGTGGAGTAGCTGGGTTGTATGATATAGGACCTGTTGGTGCAAGAATTAAGAACAAAATAATTAATACTTGGAGGAAAATATTTGTTGAAGAGAACAGCGAATTTGTTGTAGAAATTGAAACTCCCATGATAACTCCATCTAAAGTGCTTGAGGCCAGCGGACATGTGGAGAACTTCACTGACCCCATAGTGGAGTGTACTAAGTGTCACAAAATATACAGGGCCGACCATTTGGTGGAGGAAATGTTAAAGATCAATGTGGAGAGACTTAAACCATCTGAGCTGACTTCCCTCATATCTGAGAAGGGACTTAAGTGTCCATCATGCGGAGGCGATTTAGGAGAAGTTAGAAGTTTCAATCTTCTCTTTGCGACCAACATAGGTCCCTACTCTGGTACGACCGGATATCTAAGGCCAGAGACAGCTCAGGGCATGTTTACCTCCTTTAAGAGGGTTTATGAGGCTACGAGGCAGAGGTTACCCCTTGGGATAGCCCAAGTGGGAAGGGTAGCTAGGAACGAGATCTCCCCGAGGCAAGGTTTAGTTAGAATGAGGGAGTTTACCATCATGGAGGTGGAATTTTTCATTGACCCCGATGACAGGAATGTTCCCTGGTTAGATAGATACTACAATGAGGAGTTTAGAGTTCTATTTGGGGATGCTAAGGTAAAGGGTCTGAAACCGGCTACGATGAAGGTAAAGGAAATGATTGAGGAGGGTCTGCTCGTAAATCCGTGGATGGGCTTTTGGATGGCATCAGCGTCCAGGTTTGTCCAGGCACTGGGTATATCTAAGGATAGTTTCTATTTCGAAGAGAAATTACCTGAGGAAAGGGCTCACTACTCATCGCAAACCTTTGATCAGATAGTCGAGATCATGGGGGAGAAGGTGGAAATATCGGGGCATGCGTACAGGGGAAACTATGACCTGAGCAGGCACTCAAAGTTCAGTAACGAAGATCTAACTGTTTTCAAGAAGTTCGATCAACCTAGGACAGTGGTAAAGAAGACCGTCATAGTGAACAGGGATAGGTTCAAGGATAATCCAGAACTTCAGAAGGAAGTCATGATGCTGGTGTCTGGAAAATCGCCAGAGCAAGTTGAGGAGTTGCTAAATAAACAGGTCCAGGTTGCTGGAAGACCGCTGTCTGAGTTTGTCCGGATTATGAACAGGGAAGAGAAGGAACACGGAATTAAGTTCTACCCACATGTGGTTGAACCGTCATTTGGGGTAGAAAGATGTCTCTACCTAAGCGTGCTTTCAGCTTACAGAGAGAAGAAGGATCGAGTGGTATTGGCCTTACCTAAGGATTTAGCTCCCTATCAAGTCGCAGTATTTCCGCTTTTAGAGAGGGATGAACTCATAAAGAAGGCTAGGGAGATATATAATCTCCTTTCCGGGAAGTATGAGGTCCTATTTGATGACGCAGGAAGCATAGGAAAGAGATATGCAAGAGTGGATGAGATTGGTGTACCATACGCAGTCACGGTTGACCCACAGACATTGTCTGATGATTCTGTGACCATTAGGGACAGGGACTCTTGGAGCCAAATTAGAATCAAAACATCCGATCTGGAATCTGTTATGGACAAGTTATTTAGTGGGCAAGATTTTAGTATGTTAACAGGAGAGGCGAAAAGATGA